The following proteins come from a genomic window of Leishmania major strain Friedlin complete genome, chromosome 1:
- a CDS encoding putative ubiquitin activating enzyme (previous protein_id=AAC24678.1) encodes MSSRTPSRLAFTQASDALATLVSPSAQFATADFDPALKDWSFVKPLVVGAGGIGCELLHLLALSGFAHLTVIDMDLIELSNLNRQFLFTHSDIGKAKSTTAAAAVQARCPGVSVTAVVGCLEDQPDDFYRSFDAVLLAVDSIPARRWINRKVAEIATRVIVPTPASASPPAARSAAPPEDAVAASAAQAPAAVYRIGNYVIEDAKLIIDTGTEGFEGHCRVIHMAHNRTPCIECEMYLYNNGATRETVPLCTLESVPRAPEHCVLYVQLKEWPEHHRHRSRRRSQGGDGDGAVAGGGCEEDSKDGDRDELLNPDNAEHVRWVTERARARQAAFGIGGAPIDDLFTVGVIKNVVPAVGFTNAYVAGQAVTELMKWLTGCAPELNNYAFYNGATEAGVHTNVEPCRGSPMHGSGDVAGRCLVCEPCPVVAADASAVSAVAFRDALIELLAPDATAAALLRRGIVLLVFQSASKLVEVPLPNAVKEAGAVKHESIASMLCAAGHEEFVKQWKDGARMATVECFGAADNARVSALVQWQGPPVWA; translated from the coding sequence ATGTCGTCAcggacgccgtcgcggctGGCCTTCACGCAGGCAAGCGACGCACTGGCGACGCTAGTCAGCCCATCCGCCCAgttcgccaccgccgactTCGACCCTGCGCTGAAGGATTGGTCGTTTGTGAAGCCGCTggtcgtcggcgccggcggcatcgGCTGCGAGCTCCTACACCTCCTCGCCCTAAGCGGCTTCGCTCACCTCACCGTGATCGACATGGATCTCATCGAACTGTCCAACTTGAATCGCCAGTTTCTCTTCACGCACAGCGACATCGGCAAGGCCAAGAgcaccacggcagcggcagcggtgcaggcgcGATGTCCTGGCGTGTCCGTCACAGCAGTCGTCGGCTGTCTAGAGGATCAACCAGACGACTTCTACCGCAGCTTcgacgcggtgctgctcgccgtcgACTCGATTCCGGCTCGGCGCTGGATCAACCGCAAAGTCGCCGAAATCGCCACGCGCGTCATCGTCCCTACCCCTgcgtccgcgtcgccgcccgccgcacggtcggcagcaccgccagagGACGCAGTGGCAGCCTCCGCGGCACAAGCGCCGGCTGCAGTGTACCGCATCGGCAACTACGTGATAGAAGACGCCAAGCTGATCATCGACACCGGCACGGAGGGCTTCGAAGGGCACTGTCGAGTCATTCACATGGCGCACAACCGCACCCCATGCATCGAGTGCGAGATGTACCTGTACAACAACGGTGCCACGCGGGAAacggtgccgctgtgcaCCCTTGAGTcggtgccgcgcgcgccggaGCACTGCGTTCTCTACGTGCAGCTGAAGGAGTGGCCAGAGCATCACCGCCATCGGTCCCGGCGTCGCAGCCaaggcggtgatggcgacgGTGCAGTCGCTGGTGGAGGGTGCGAGGAGGACAGCAAGGACGGTGACAGGGACGAGCTACTAAACCCCGACAACGCCGAGCACGTGCGCTGGGTCACGGAACGAGCACGAGCGCGCCAGGCCGCGttcggcatcggcggcgctCCGATCGACGACTTGTTCACGGTCGGGGTAATCAAGAACGTTGTGCCCGCCGTCGGCTTCACCAACGCATACGTGGCGGGGCAGGCCGTGACGGAGCTCATGAAGTGGTTGACGGGGTGTGCGCCGGAGTTGAACAACTACGCCTTTTACAACGGTGCCACCGAGGCGGGTGTGCACACGAACGTCGAGCCGTGCCGCGGCTCCCCgatgcacggcagcggcgacgtggcGGGTCGCTGTCTGGTCTGCGAGCCGTGTCCCGTCGTCGCGGCTGACGCGAGTGCCGTCAGCGCTGTCGCGTTCCGTGACGCGCTCAttgagctgctcgcgccggatgccactgcggcggcactgctgcgcaggGGCATCGTTTTACTGGTCTTCCAGTCGGCGTCGAAGCTCGTGGAAGTGCCACTGCCGAACGCCGTCAAGGAAGCGGGAGCGGTGAAGCACGAGAGCATCGCCAGCAtgctctgcgccgccggccACGAGGAATTTGTGAAGCAGTGGAAGGATGGTGCGCGCATGGCCACGGTGGAGTGCTTCGGCGCAGCCGACAACGCACGCGTgtcggcgctggtgcagtgGCAGGGGCCGCCTGTGTGGGCGTAA
- a CDS encoding conserved hypothetical protein (previous protein_id=AAC24679.2) — protein sequence MMMSASSPYSGHVFDFAEAGASATAWRTSARRTAAFKLRGLGSFGLSPQPRGRRCYATTTATTASTQGRTAAASGSAATQPQTRRRRHVMDLGNNLSVVLPVSGPSPALSSPRHHRGSRRRHGCTESEATARHSRGEHRHGSTDDGNTEASAADRAVHVQSREALKQPPRSRRHPRQATQTSLLVGQQRATQEELEGAEDALLRIPHTADEAVALLECATVLEALELSSSAHLPPCSAAPASKLAAAAPSDVRANFEELRTRALPLLFHFAHVAATSSAPLAGDAAATVTDAKLAAALQCLAAHLQYMAAATRTDGLRHVSALPPAVVVALWEQVMPYVHQRVGEAEAPPLPPLQGNLAELEEEGGGVHESAGEAVTSEPGDGAGALASSATTAVARPVSAASMKNSVYMPLRRALALHTRQIASLLPPPALALVLTRIYQCGALADDVLGPIAADYLEVLRRSGPGQTTGGGDVIAALRQRVLRLPSGDGLDAAPPAAAFTGAAAVTMARLLGRAAVPGHHQLHRFFHLALLPEVTRVLARAAERAAQSVADDATGEAVEALPGAAVLLDVTAALRHYAVSGHAVTHLTTLWMAYFARRPRTDDAAAALADCTALLRALSTVPSASNRTQRRQAHNTGADGSNGGLNAPQQRKQLLEVTDGDYYPLMDVVCAQVCRVCNHLQSPAATSDVATVTPTQLLALLCLLLRVSCPHWAETYEMLASTVLAALASTATSLAALPPSRIEDEELERLLPLAAARRTLRALLHRHSLIPDHPLHRVLLRRLLHSPAAMTDTAVASQVLLGLELMVPEEEGSSRGNKVVASTATSASAGHTVALVATATSTPAQTLMSTVAITPDDRQRALQVFRRLGRSVTPTAFVAGLCVVALDMLPRTAQVAVVNHLTSVASAVSPSYLVKGMDAVVRQLPSSAIDDVSVQRWFSRFTARDVVRRVDPVGCAVLLDMLSANPRYQRNCALAKECITHRIGVALRQTGEDGAGNGAASAVSLEALPRVVAALQRANVFLSHYYSRVCRLLLGQVEQAPLGEMLEPFAVVAEAYMSRQRSEAQASVFKDVWELLRGRVMEEAGRLTLHETLTAINGFAALDVTDHVLFGVLVYQLWLCLCAAEAQVAEAAATSRSCGASSADPAVAAPDVPARRPVRSAQQPSENGEAAEAAAATTDNEDEAAEAQVHRRVQAAQHVLRTLTPSAVAVVTTTLLARSDIRASYAAQARAAAGEVRKGEDGDDNVVRTLLPWMLLGLRDCRAELYPVDVVHLMPSLLEHYAAAATVEDASAPTAYADRYAALLHNAYDACRSTFLLMYTLLPDTVDAAEEPLLPLAEQQRIAEQRSQWTPATKLSVEVVPRPWFATLLVSLSSAALVDVAVALPCVRRACTRRVCSDLLPIAQLVDVCLSLCWLATSTGLRTVAKGASAAAHRSDDDAPTPATPPVTRQDKPSSPPLPAPGDVLRTAMATVLSALWKRSDELTGAQIGALLRCLRDTYGADKMDADFVERLEAQRALLLSQRQQKGPAAAAAGSASATETANSGGAGASAASPPQQERPKPLPRMDPEDLFSTT from the coding sequence atgaTGATGAGCGCGTCTTCTCCATACTCAGGCCATGTTTTTGATTTCGCGGAGGCGGGAGCATCAGCGACGGCATGGCGGACGAGCGCGCGGCGCACTGCCGCCTTCAAGCTCCGAGGGCTTGGCAGCTTCGGGCTCTCGCCGCAGCCAAGAGGCCGGCGTTGCTACGCAACGACgaccgccaccacagcaTCGACCCAGGGGCgtacagcggcagcgagcgggTCCGCAGCCACGCAGCCGCAAACGAGACGGCGTCGCCACGTGATGGACCTCGGCAACAATCTTTCGGTGGTACTCCCTGTCTCCGGCCCCTCACCCGCGCTGTCTTCGCCGAGGCACCATCGTGgcagccgccggcgccatggctgcacagagagcgaggccACCGCTCGTCATTCCCGCGGCGAGCATCGGCACGGCTCCACCGATGACGGCAACACAGAGGCCAGCGCAGCGGACCGTGCCGTGCACGTGCAGTCGCGGGAAGCGTTGAAGCAGCCGCCTCGGTCTCGAAGGCACCCGCGACAAGCGACCCAGACGTCGCTACTGGtggggcagcagcgtgctACCCAAGAAGAGCTGGAGGGCGCTGAAGACGCCCTTCTCCGCATCCCTCACACGGCGGATGAGGCggtcgcgctgctggagtgcgcgacggtgctggaggcgctcgAGCTCTCTTCTTCGGCGCACTTGCCGCCGTGCTCCGCGGCTCCGGCCTCGAAgttggccgccgctgcaccgagCGACGTGCGCGCCAACTTTGAAGAGCTGCGAAcgcgagcgctgccgcttctcttCCACTTCGCACACGTTGCCGCCACGTCGTCGGCCCCGTTAgccggcgacgcagcagcgaccgtCACCGACGCGAAGCtagcagcggcgctgcagtgcCTGGCAGCCCATCTGCAGTACATGGCAGCGGCCACACGCACGGATGGGCTTCGCCACGtatcggcgctgccgccagcggtggtggtggcgctgtggGAACAGGTGATGCCGTACGTGCACCAACGCGTTGGCGAAGCGGAGgcaccaccactaccgccGCTACAAGGGAATCtcgcggagctggaggaggagggcggcggcgtgcacgaGAGCGCGGGCGAAGCAGTGACTTCAGAgcccggcgacggcgcgggcGCTCTCGCGTCCTCGGCAACGACGGCAGTGGCTCGCCCCGTTTCCGCGGCCTCAATGAAGAACTCGGTGTACatgccgctccgccgcgcccTTGCCCTGCACACGCGACAGATCGCGTccctgctgccaccgcccgCCCTCGCGCTCGTCCTCACACGTATATACCAGTGCGGCGCGCTTGCCGATGACGTTCTTGGCCCCATCGCCGCCGACTACctcgaggtgctgcggaggAGTGGGCCAGGTCAGACgacaggcggcggcgacgtgatcgcggcgctgcggcagcgtgtCCTCCGACTGcccagcggcgacggcctgGACGCAGCCCCACCGgctgccgccttcaccgGAGCCGCGGCCGTGACAATGGCACGGCTGCTCGGCCGCGCCGCGGTACCCGGTCATCACCAACTCCACCGCTTCTTTCACCTTGCGTTGCTGCCCGAGGTCACCCGAGTTCTAGCGCGCGCGGCAGAGCGGGCCGCTCAGAGCGTCGCTGACGACGCCACGGGTGAGGCTGTCGAGGCGCTGCCTGGCGCagccgtgctgctggacgtgACAGCGGCCCTACGCCACTACGCCGTCTCTGGACACGCTGTCACGCACCTGACGACTCTCTGGATGGCGTACTTTGCGCGCCGTCCGCGCACggacgacgccgcagccgccttgGCGGACTGCacggcgttgctgcgcgCACTGTCAACCGTCCCATCCGCGTCCAACcgcacgcagcggcgacaaGCCCACAACACCGGTGCCGATGGCAGTAACGGTGGATTGAAcgctccgcagcagcggaagcagctgctggaggtgaCGGATGGAGACTACTACCCTTTAATGGAcgtcgtgtgcgcgcaggtgtgccgcgtgtgcaACCATCTGCAGAGCcctgccgccaccagcgacgtggcgacggtgaccccgacgcagctgcttgcgctgctgtgtcTGTTGTTGCGTGTGAGCTGTCCGCACTGGGCCGAGACTTACGAGATGCTCGCCAGCACCGTTCTCGCCGCACTCGCCTCCACGGCAACTTCCCTTGCCGCCTTACCCCCGTCACGGATAGAAGATGAAGAGCTGGAGCGCTTGCTTCCTCTGGCTGCGGCAcggcgcacgctgcgcgcgctgctgcaccgccactcGCTCATCCCTGATCATCCGCTGCATCGTgtactgctgcgccgccttctgCACTCGCCGGCCGCGATGACGGACACCGCGGTGGCGTCGCAGGTACTGTTGGGGCTGGAGTTGATGGTCCCcgaagaggagggcagcagccgcggcaacAAGGTTGTtgcgagcaccgccaccagtGCATCTGCTGGGCACACAGTGGCGCTTGTGGCAACCGCAACTAGCACGCCAGCCCAGACGTTGATGTCCACGGTCGCCATCACCCCTGATGACCGCCAACGCGCCCTGCAGGTGTTTCGTCGTCTCGGCCGCTCCGTCACGCCCACCGCCTTCGTGGCGGGGCTGTGCGTCGTCGCGCTTGACATGCTCCCCCGCACCGCGCAGGTTGCCGTCGTGAACCACCTCACGTCCGTCGCCTCTGCCGTGTCCCCGTCGTACTTGGTCAAGGGCATGGACGCGGTGGTCCGTCAGCTGCCCTCGTCCGCCATCGACGATGTGTCGGTGCAGCGTTGGTTTTCGCGCTTCACTGCCCGGGACGTTGTGCGACGCGTCGACCCTGTCGGCTGtgccgtgctgctggacaTGCTGTCTGCGAACCCGCGGTACCAGCGCAACTGCGCGCTGGCAAAGGAGTGCATTACACACCGCATTGGTGTGGCGCTCCGGCAGACGGGGGAGGACGGAgccggcaacggcgcggCTAGCGCCGTGTCTCTCGAAGCGCTCCCGCGCGTTGTGGCGGCCCTGCAGCGCGCCAACGTCTTTCTGTCACATTACTACTCGCGTGTATgtcggctgctgcttggTCAGGTGGAGCAGGCCCCTCTTGGTGAGATGCTGGAGCCGTTCGCGGTCGTCGCTGAGGCATACAtgagccgccagcgcagcgaggcgcagGCGAGCGTCTTCAAGGATGTATGGGAGCTCTTGCGTGGTCGTGTAATGGAAGAAGCGGGGCGGCTGACGTTGCACGAGACACTCACGGCCATCAACGGGTTCGCGGCGCTCGATGTGACGGACCACGTGCTTTTTGGCGTCCTCGTCTACCAGCTTTggctgtgcctgtgcgcagcggaggcgcaggtggccgaggcggcagcgacgtcgaggTCTTGTGGCGCGTCGAGCGCAGACCCAGCGGTCGCGGCACCCGACGTACCGGCGCGGCGTCCGGTGCGCTCTGCCCAGCAGCCAAGCGAGAACGGCGAAGCTGccgaggcggcagctgccACGACTGACAACGAGGACGAGGCCGCGGAAGCGCAAGTGCACAGGCGTGTGCAGGCTGCCCAGCACGTGCTGCGCACCCTGACGCCAAGCGCAGTGGCGGTCGTGACAACCACGCTTCTCGCCAGGAGCGACATCCGTGCATCTTACGCggcacaagcacgcgcggcggcgggcgagGTAAGGAAAGGCGAAGACGGAGATGACAACGTTGTCCGCACCCTGCTCCCATGGATGCTTCTCGGTCTCCGGGACTGCCGCGCGGAGCTGTACCCGGTGGATGTGGTGCACTTGATGCCATCGCTCCTGGAGCACtacgcagccgcagccacagTCGAAGATGCGAGTGCCCCGACGGCCTATGCGGACCGGtacgcagcgctgctgcacaacgcCTACGATGCCTGCCGGAGCACGTTCCTTCTCATGTACACCCTCCTGCCGGACACCGTcgacgcggcagaggagccgctgctgcccctggcggagcagcagcggattGCAGAACAACGTTCGCAGTGGACACCGGCGACGAAGCTGTCCGTCGAGGTGGTGCCTCGTCCGTGGTTTGCAACCTTACTTGTCAGTCTCAGCAGCGCAGCCCTGGTCGAcgtggccgtggcgctgccgtgcgtgcggcgtgcgtgtaCACGCCGCGTCTGCAGTGACCTGCTGCCCATCGCCCAGCTCGTTGACGTCTGCTTGAGCCTGTGCTGGCTGGCCACCTCAACGGGTCTCCGCACAGTCGCCAAGGgcgccagtgccgctgcgcacagGAGCGACGATGATGCGCCGACTCCCGCTACGCCACCGGTGACGCGTCAGGACAagccctcctccccgccgctgcccgcacCTGGTGATGTTCTCCGCACTGCCATGGCCACGGTACTCTCCGCGCTGTGGAAGCGCAGCGATGAGCTCACAGGCGCGCAGATCGGCGCGCTACTTCGCTGCCTGCGCGACACGTACGGCGCCGACAAGATGGACGCCGACTTTGTAGAGCGACTGGAGGCTCAgagggcgctgctgctctctcaGAGGCAGCAGAAGGggccggcagccgcagcggcggggtcCGCCAGCGCGACCGAGACGGCgaacagcggcggtgccggcgctaGCGCCGCGTCCCCACCACAGCAGGAGAGACCGAAACCCCTCCCTCGGATGGACCCGGAAGACCTCTTCAGCACAACGTAA